A part of Thiomicrorhabdus sediminis genomic DNA contains:
- a CDS encoding ATP-binding protein: MRIPRNILANQVFHHSYWWTYCVRDGKEEFEVSEPFTALIQQKPHTLEQFFNVLEWPMVRHKLSEALQKKNKSELDIRFMTTFDIGVEQRFFQNSLHIIEQNGVDVIWAQAVEITEMARFEKEMVDAQGRLSVQQIQEQQNFLQEQNNLISSSYDKQSRFLGLLSHELRSPLLGIRSLVKRIKDNHQVSDDVLLMLATINMTAEQANYLVNDILTYSQTQFGAVSLRPVKTSLAELLSNVKRLTQSIGADKGLMIALTQINRHNWVYVDSVRLTQVLINLIINAIKFTQYGGVNIEVSEPHTGVFHFKVTDSGEGISAEVQQSIFEPFAQIESNVGESNTRSLGAGLGLFVVKELVALMGGDIRVSSKPEVGTSFEFDLKLELMDSAEIELLEQAEQDKPVETETLSAKVKPIAAFKPQQSSAQSPSEPTGKQQRPPKTKILIADDSGINRMVLAGYLHDLHCDVYEAADGRQAWDLFQQGEFDYVLLDIQMPIMDGLQVGQKILHADKSLKKRLKGVFAITAGGETSAFGDEAKSPSEYGFDRWLIKPVGKEQIIELISENFRKKGSKTIIKRSDSELKASGASNQDLIYHPSDIPRQFESLIPRFIDEMKQSLELLLQYNAQNETESIKKMAHYLKGNCMLFQLENWSMQLKTLENLQSKQAKTRVKTGEEIITNLLEAVKFLEKSL; this comes from the coding sequence ATGAGAATTCCACGTAATATTTTGGCAAATCAGGTGTTTCACCATAGTTACTGGTGGACCTATTGTGTTCGAGACGGTAAGGAAGAGTTTGAAGTCTCTGAGCCGTTCACCGCTCTGATTCAGCAAAAGCCGCATACTTTAGAGCAGTTTTTCAATGTCTTGGAATGGCCGATGGTGCGCCATAAATTAAGCGAAGCCTTGCAAAAAAAGAATAAAAGCGAACTAGATATTCGTTTTATGACCACCTTCGATATTGGGGTTGAGCAGCGATTTTTCCAGAATTCCTTGCATATTATCGAGCAGAATGGTGTCGATGTGATTTGGGCGCAAGCCGTGGAAATCACCGAAATGGCGCGTTTTGAGAAAGAGATGGTTGATGCGCAGGGACGCTTGAGTGTGCAGCAGATTCAAGAGCAGCAAAACTTCCTGCAAGAGCAGAACAACCTGATCAGTTCATCTTACGATAAGCAGTCGCGTTTTTTAGGTTTACTCAGTCATGAATTGCGTTCTCCATTGTTAGGAATTCGCAGCCTGGTTAAACGTATCAAAGACAATCATCAGGTTTCCGATGACGTTCTTTTGATGCTTGCAACCATCAATATGACCGCCGAGCAGGCAAATTATCTGGTCAATGATATTTTGACCTATTCACAGACCCAGTTCGGCGCGGTAAGTCTCAGGCCTGTGAAAACCTCACTGGCGGAGTTGTTAAGCAATGTTAAGCGCCTGACCCAATCAATCGGTGCGGATAAGGGACTGATGATTGCATTGACGCAAATCAATCGTCACAACTGGGTCTATGTTGATAGTGTGCGCTTGACTCAGGTACTTATCAATCTGATTATCAATGCGATTAAATTCACCCAGTATGGCGGCGTCAATATCGAAGTCAGTGAACCGCATACAGGTGTGTTCCATTTTAAAGTGACCGACTCGGGAGAGGGGATCTCCGCAGAGGTTCAGCAGTCTATTTTTGAGCCTTTTGCGCAGATAGAAAGCAATGTCGGAGAAAGCAATACACGCTCTCTTGGCGCCGGTTTGGGGTTGTTTGTGGTCAAAGAGCTGGTTGCTTTGATGGGAGGGGATATTCGCGTTTCCTCAAAACCGGAAGTCGGCACCAGTTTCGAATTTGACCTAAAACTCGAATTGATGGATTCAGCCGAAATCGAATTGTTAGAGCAAGCCGAGCAAGATAAGCCGGTTGAGACTGAAACCTTGTCTGCTAAAGTGAAACCGATTGCGGCTTTCAAGCCACAGCAAAGTTCGGCGCAATCGCCATCTGAACCAACCGGCAAACAACAAAGGCCTCCCAAGACAAAAATCCTGATTGCCGATGATTCCGGTATCAACCGCATGGTATTGGCAGGTTATCTACACGATCTGCATTGTGATGTTTATGAAGCGGCCGATGGACGTCAGGCTTGGGATCTGTTCCAGCAAGGTGAGTTTGATTATGTGTTGTTGGATATTCAAATGCCGATTATGGACGGTTTACAGGTCGGGCAAAAAATTCTCCATGCAGATAAATCACTGAAAAAACGTCTCAAAGGGGTTTTTGCGATTACAGCAGGTGGCGAGACATCGGCTTTTGGCGATGAAGCCAAAAGCCCAAGTGAATACGGGTTTGACCGATGGTTAATCAAGCCGGTAGGAAAAGAACAGATCATTGAATTGATCAGCGAGAATTTCCGTAAAAAAGGTTCCAAGACAATCATCAAGCGGAGTGACTCTGAACTTAAAGCTTCTGGAGCATCTAATCAAGACTTGATTTATCACCCTAGCGATATTCCGCGGCAGTTTGAAAGCCTGATTCCTCGATTTATTGATGAGATGAAGCAAAGCCTTGAATTGCTATTGCAGTATAACGCGCAGAACGAAACAGAAAGCATAAAAAAAATGGCGCACTACCTGAAGGGTAATTGCATGCTGTTTCAGCTGGAAAACTGGAGTATGCAATTAAAAACATTAGAAAATTTGCAATCAAAGCAAGCAAAAACGCGGGTAAAAACAGGTGAAGAAATTATCACTAATCTGCTTGAAGCGGTGAAATTTCTTGAGAAGTCGTTATGA
- a CDS encoding response regulator, giving the protein MSEKITVLLAEDHALVRAGFKSILENDSDFEVVAEAEDGLECLELIRAKSPNVVLLDLSMPKLSGLNAITHIQKRYSETKVIVLTAAETLNVWREVLDMGIDGLAMKSVSPDELVAGIKKVMAGETFIHSEIKPILDAESDLNSKRLSVREKQVVKLVAEGYKTKEIAEMLDISDRTVSKHRENLMTKMGITSTAELTNYANESGLTKVGLEEIE; this is encoded by the coding sequence ATGTCAGAAAAAATCACTGTACTATTGGCTGAAGACCATGCGCTTGTTCGCGCAGGTTTCAAATCTATTCTTGAAAATGATAGCGACTTTGAAGTTGTTGCTGAAGCAGAAGATGGCCTTGAGTGTTTAGAGCTTATTCGTGCTAAGTCGCCAAATGTGGTGTTACTTGACTTGTCTATGCCCAAGCTAAGTGGCCTAAACGCCATTACGCACATTCAAAAACGTTATTCTGAAACCAAGGTTATTGTTTTAACCGCGGCGGAAACTTTGAATGTTTGGCGAGAAGTGTTGGATATGGGAATTGATGGTCTAGCAATGAAATCGGTTTCACCAGATGAGTTGGTAGCCGGTATTAAAAAGGTCATGGCTGGTGAGACCTTTATCCACTCTGAAATCAAACCGATTTTGGATGCGGAAAGCGATCTTAATAGCAAACGTCTGTCTGTTCGTGAAAAGCAGGTGGTGAAGCTGGTCGCGGAAGGTTATAAGACCAAAGAGATTGCAGAAATGCTCGATATTAGTGATCGTACCGTTTCAAAACACCGTGAAAACCTAATGACCAAAATGGGCATTACTTCAACAGCTGAGTTGACCAACTATGCGAATGAGTCTGGTTTAACTAAGGTAGGATTGGAAGAGATTGAATAA
- a CDS encoding DUF5610 domain-containing protein, whose product MAIDNKALGVLNALKNQNDYSHPSQHALNKRSEQAAIHSNAQQNRELPEQASIKASQMEIRNERQASLVAHLFGDGTLTQQNTLKITYQAAIEKLNEILSEQMQITPNENQPAPISEEALKSQGGLDYWTPENTAKRIADGAIAFLPGFQRANPELEGEELINHFLDVVGGGLTSGFDEARDILGDLNVLEGEVANNIDRTYGLLQDRLTIFRNQFLGIEPTLDNSAETTVATETESVATTEDKS is encoded by the coding sequence ATGGCTATTGATAACAAAGCATTGGGGGTGTTAAACGCCCTGAAAAATCAAAACGATTATTCTCACCCATCGCAACATGCTCTCAACAAACGCAGTGAGCAAGCGGCTATTCACAGTAATGCCCAGCAAAACCGCGAACTGCCTGAACAGGCCTCAATCAAAGCCAGTCAGATGGAAATTCGCAATGAGCGTCAAGCCAGCTTGGTTGCCCATTTATTCGGAGATGGCACGCTAACCCAGCAAAACACCTTAAAGATTACCTATCAAGCAGCCATTGAAAAGCTTAATGAAATTCTTTCCGAACAGATGCAGATTACACCGAATGAAAATCAACCGGCTCCTATTAGTGAAGAGGCCTTGAAGTCACAGGGTGGCTTGGATTACTGGACTCCGGAAAATACCGCTAAGCGTATCGCCGATGGTGCGATTGCGTTTTTACCGGGCTTTCAAAGAGCCAACCCGGAACTGGAAGGAGAAGAGTTGATCAACCACTTTTTGGATGTGGTCGGTGGCGGCCTAACCTCCGGGTTTGACGAAGCACGTGATATTCTCGGAGACTTAAATGTACTCGAAGGCGAAGTCGCCAATAATATCGACAGAACCTATGGCTTACTACAGGATCGATTGACGATTTTTAGAAACCAGTTTTTAGGAATTGAACCCACACTAGACAATAGTGCAGAGACAACCGTAGCGACTGAAACAGAATCGGTTGCAACAACGGAAGATAAATCCTAG
- the prfB gene encoding peptide chain release factor 2 (programmed frameshift), giving the protein MELNPIYSRIEDYQARSDVLRGYLDYESKAERLEEVSKELEDPNIWNDPEKAQALGKEKSQLENIVNTLQELADGTEATKELLEMAEMDEDQEMVDEVVSELDRLGESLDKLEFQRMFSGEMDANNAYLEIQSGSGGTEAQDWANMILRMYLRWADGHGFKAEITEISDGDVAGIKGATIHVQGDYAYGWLRTELGVHRLVRKSPFDSNAKRHTSFASVFVSPEIDDSFEIDINPADLRIDVYRASGAGGQHVNRTESAVRITHLPTNTVTQCQNGRSQHQNKAEAMKQLRAKLYELEMLNRSAEKQALEDSKSDIGWGSQIRSYVLDSGRIKDLRTGVETGNTQAVLDGALDQFIVASLKAGI; this is encoded by the exons ATGGAACTGAATCCAATTTACAGTCGTATTGAAGATTACCAGGCACGCAGTGATGTGCTTAGGGGGTATCTT GACTATGAGAGCAAGGCAGAACGTTTAGAAGAGGTCTCCAAGGAGCTTGAAGACCCAAATATCTGGAACGATCCAGAAAAAGCCCAAGCTTTGGGTAAAGAGAAGTCTCAGCTGGAAAATATCGTCAATACTCTGCAAGAGTTGGCCGACGGTACCGAAGCCACCAAAGAGTTGTTGGAAATGGCAGAGATGGACGAAGACCAGGAAATGGTCGATGAAGTGGTTTCTGAATTGGACCGTTTGGGTGAAAGCCTCGATAAACTTGAGTTCCAGCGTATGTTCTCTGGCGAAATGGATGCCAATAACGCCTACTTGGAAATTCAGTCCGGTTCAGGTGGAACCGAGGCGCAAGACTGGGCCAATATGATCCTGCGTATGTATTTACGTTGGGCGGACGGTCACGGTTTTAAAGCGGAAATCACTGAAATTTCGGATGGTGATGTCGCCGGTATCAAAGGGGCAACCATCCATGTTCAGGGGGATTACGCCTATGGTTGGTTAAGAACCGAATTGGGTGTGCATCGTCTGGTGCGTAAATCGCCGTTTGATTCCAATGCCAAACGCCATACTTCGTTTGCATCGGTGTTTGTTTCGCCGGAAATCGATGACAGTTTCGAAATCGATATCAACCCGGCCGATTTGCGAATCGATGTGTACCGCGCCAGTGGTGCCGGTGGTCAGCACGTTAACCGAACCGAGTCAGCGGTGCGTATTACCCACTTGCCGACCAATACGGTTACTCAGTGTCAGAACGGTCGTTCCCAGCATCAGAACAAAGCCGAGGCGATGAAACAGTTACGCGCCAAGCTTTATGAGTTGGAAATGTTAAACCGCAGTGCGGAAAAACAAGCGTTGGAAGATTCCAAGTCGGATATCGGTTGGGGCAGTCAGATTCGTTCTTATGTATTGGATTCAGGACGAATCAAGGATTTGCGTACCGGTGTCGAAACCGGTAATACTCAGGCGGTGCTTGATGGTGCTTTGGACCAGTTTATTGTCGCCAGTCTAAAAGCCGGTATTTAA
- the lysS gene encoding lysine--tRNA ligase, whose product MSETQNTVPEVDENKIIAERRAKLTSLREEGHSYPNSFRRENSAADLQAEYSGFEKEALAEMEPVRVKVAGRMMLRRIMGKASFATLQDHTGRIQVYVTRDELPEGFYNTQFKKWDLGDIIGAEGYLFKTNTGELSIHVESIELITKSIRPLPDKFHGLQDQEMRYRQRYVDLIVNQESRETFMLRSKIVQHVRNFLIRKEFMEVETPMMHVIPGGATAKPFATHHNALDMPLFLRIAPELYLKRLVVGGFERVFEINRSFRNEGLSTRHNPEFTMVEFYAAYTDYHQLMDYTEELLKELAELALGSTKVPYQGQEFDFGKPFARLTMKDAIMQYNPDITAEQLDSLESATAIAQSLHIKLPEGAGLGKVMTEIFEETVEEKLMDPTFITEYPAEVSPLARRNDENPFITDRFELFIGGRELANGFNELNDAEDQAERFKAQVEAKDAGDDEAMHFDEDYITALEHGMPPTAGEGIGIDRLVMLFTDSASIRDVLLFPHMRQN is encoded by the coding sequence ATGTCGGAAACACAAAATACTGTGCCTGAAGTTGATGAGAATAAAATTATTGCCGAACGTCGGGCGAAATTGACTTCACTAAGAGAAGAAGGGCACTCTTACCCTAACAGTTTCCGTCGTGAGAACAGTGCCGCCGATTTACAGGCTGAATACAGTGGTTTTGAGAAAGAGGCGTTGGCTGAGATGGAGCCGGTACGTGTTAAGGTTGCCGGTCGTATGATGTTGCGTCGTATTATGGGTAAGGCCAGTTTTGCGACTTTGCAAGACCACACAGGCCGTATCCAGGTCTATGTGACTCGTGATGAATTGCCGGAAGGTTTCTATAACACTCAATTCAAGAAATGGGATTTGGGTGATATTATCGGTGCCGAAGGTTACCTGTTCAAAACCAATACTGGTGAGCTGTCTATCCATGTTGAAAGCATCGAGTTGATTACCAAATCGATCCGTCCATTACCGGATAAGTTTCACGGTCTGCAAGACCAGGAAATGCGATACCGCCAGCGTTATGTGGATTTGATCGTTAACCAGGAAAGCCGCGAAACGTTCATGCTGCGTTCAAAAATCGTCCAGCACGTGCGTAACTTCCTAATCCGTAAAGAGTTTATGGAAGTGGAAACGCCGATGATGCATGTTATCCCCGGGGGGGCCACAGCCAAGCCGTTTGCCACACACCACAATGCTTTGGATATGCCATTGTTCTTGCGTATCGCGCCGGAACTTTATCTAAAGCGTCTGGTTGTTGGTGGCTTTGAGCGTGTTTTCGAAATCAACCGTTCTTTCCGTAACGAAGGGCTATCGACGCGTCACAATCCGGAGTTCACTATGGTTGAATTCTACGCGGCCTATACCGATTACCACCAGTTGATGGACTACACCGAAGAACTGTTGAAAGAATTGGCAGAACTGGCTCTGGGTTCAACCAAGGTGCCATACCAAGGTCAGGAGTTCGATTTCGGTAAGCCGTTCGCACGTTTAACCATGAAAGATGCGATCATGCAGTACAACCCAGATATCACTGCTGAGCAGTTGGATTCACTTGAGTCTGCAACGGCAATCGCACAGTCTTTGCATATTAAGCTACCGGAAGGTGCTGGCCTTGGCAAGGTAATGACCGAGATCTTTGAGGAGACCGTTGAAGAAAAACTGATGGATCCGACTTTCATTACCGAGTATCCGGCGGAAGTTTCTCCATTGGCGCGTCGTAATGATGAAAACCCGTTTATCACCGACCGTTTCGAACTGTTTATCGGAGGTCGTGAATTGGCTAACGGTTTCAACGAGTTGAACGATGCTGAAGATCAGGCAGAGCGTTTCAAGGCTCAGGTAGAAGCTAAAGATGCCGGTGATGATGAAGCGATGCACTTCGATGAAGACTACATCACCGCGCTAGAGCACGGTATGCCACCAACAGCGGGTGAAGGTATCGGTATCGACCGTTTGGTGATGCTATTCACCGATTCGGCCTCTATCCGTGATGTTCTATTGTTCCCGCATATGCGTCAAAACTAA
- a CDS encoding GNAT family N-acetyltransferase: MLQIVLTDYQEPNRSLMNQIRFTVFCDEQGVDPALELDEFDEVSIHALAFVDGKPVATGRMQDDGHIGRIAVLKAYRGQNIGSAVMNALIDQAKKKGLDRVYLGSQLTAIPFYQKLGFAEYGDIFLDADIEHKHMELVF, translated from the coding sequence ATGTTGCAGATTGTATTAACCGATTATCAAGAACCGAATCGTTCATTGATGAATCAAATCCGCTTTACGGTTTTCTGTGACGAGCAGGGCGTTGATCCGGCTTTAGAGTTGGATGAGTTTGATGAAGTGTCTATTCATGCCTTGGCTTTTGTCGATGGTAAGCCAGTCGCTACAGGGCGAATGCAAGACGACGGACATATAGGTCGTATTGCGGTATTGAAGGCGTATCGTGGTCAGAACATTGGTTCGGCGGTGATGAATGCTTTAATTGATCAGGCTAAGAAAAAAGGACTTGATAGAGTCTATCTTGGTTCGCAATTAACTGCCATACCATTTTACCAAAAGCTTGGTTTTGCAGAGTATGGTGATATTTTTCTGGATGCGGATATTGAGCATAAGCATATGGAACTGGTTTTCTAA